In Haloplanus vescus, a single genomic region encodes these proteins:
- a CDS encoding DUF7521 family protein has product MDHTLFVIGKLFTTALALVIAYQAYRGYQRHHTQLLLYVAAGFALVGLGGLLEGVLFELLQVSIFEAGFVAALVTAAGMLSILYALYAPNP; this is encoded by the coding sequence ATGGACCACACGCTATTCGTCATCGGCAAACTGTTCACGACCGCGTTAGCACTGGTCATCGCATATCAGGCCTATCGCGGGTACCAACGACATCACACGCAGTTACTCCTGTACGTCGCCGCCGGCTTCGCATTGGTCGGGCTTGGCGGCCTCCTTGAAGGCGTCCTCTTCGAACTCCTCCAGGTGTCGATCTTCGAAGCAGGATTCGTCGCAGCACTCGTCACCGCAGCCGGGATGCTGTCTATCCTCTACGCCCTGTATGCCCCGAATCCATAA
- a CDS encoding universal stress protein, whose translation MYDRILLSTDGTVASEDAETHALELAAAHNAVLHVLYVVDEDVVTAYSGDEYVDEAEGPEHGLEEHGEETLSELRRRAAETDVDVETAMQHGRPAETIVDHADDCDADLLVLGTKRRPDEYRALLGSVTDRVLRLTTRPATVVKTEVSE comes from the coding sequence ATGTACGACCGAATTCTCCTGTCGACCGATGGAACTGTTGCGTCTGAAGATGCTGAAACGCATGCACTCGAGCTCGCAGCCGCTCACAACGCAGTCCTCCATGTGCTCTACGTCGTTGACGAGGATGTCGTAACTGCGTACAGCGGGGACGAGTACGTCGACGAAGCCGAAGGTCCCGAACACGGCCTCGAAGAACACGGCGAGGAGACGCTTTCCGAACTCCGACGTCGAGCCGCAGAAACCGATGTCGATGTCGAGACGGCAATGCAACATGGCCGCCCCGCTGAGACCATCGTGGACCACGCAGACGACTGTGACGCCGATCTCCTCGTGCTCGGTACCAAACGCCGGCCCGACGAATATCGTGCGTTGCTCGGAAGTGTCACCGACCGCGTCCTTCGGCTGACGACGCGTCCGGCAACCGTCGTGAAAACAGAAGTCAGCGAGTAG
- a CDS encoding SHOCT domain-containing protein, with the protein MQNPIQARGIRSLGLIVVGALALAVVAGMALTHATVPDAMMWGWHDGMWNDGHMAGWGSWGWGMMLFGLLWMALLIAVPLGFIYWLGTRSQSNGPAEDSALAVLQKRYARGEIDGEEFDRRRARLTPDDGR; encoded by the coding sequence ATGCAAAATCCAATTCAAGCACGCGGGATTCGTTCTCTGGGACTCATCGTCGTCGGAGCGCTGGCTCTGGCCGTCGTCGCCGGAATGGCGCTAACACACGCGACTGTCCCAGATGCAATGATGTGGGGGTGGCACGACGGGATGTGGAACGACGGCCACATGGCCGGATGGGGTAGCTGGGGCTGGGGGATGATGCTGTTCGGGCTCCTGTGGATGGCACTCCTCATCGCCGTCCCCCTCGGTTTCATCTACTGGCTGGGAACGCGGTCGCAATCGAACGGCCCCGCTGAGGATAGCGCACTCGCCGTCCTCCAAAAGCGGTACGCCCGTGGCGAGATCGACGGCGAGGAGTTTGACCGCCGTCGCGCCCGTCTCACACCAGATGATGGACGGTAA
- a CDS encoding DoxX family protein yields MSTLDSGMNQLESRVGGLTVGGKVHSLSAWFVLALRLMMGYAFAYSGFTKITGEFGAGGYLSNVAATNGNPLAGLFAWMGSTPWFVEFANVAVPWGELFIGLGLLVGAFVRLAAFFGALMMLMFYFGNWDMGHGFINGDFAYMLVFLAVAAFAAGRILGLDQYIENYDIDGETLVERYPALEYILG; encoded by the coding sequence ATGTCCACACTTGACTCCGGCATGAACCAGCTCGAGAGCAGAGTCGGCGGCCTGACCGTCGGCGGGAAAGTTCACAGTCTCAGTGCGTGGTTCGTGCTCGCGCTCCGTCTCATGATGGGGTACGCGTTCGCGTACTCTGGGTTCACGAAGATCACCGGCGAGTTCGGCGCTGGCGGCTACCTGTCGAACGTCGCGGCGACCAACGGGAACCCGCTCGCGGGCCTGTTCGCGTGGATGGGCTCGACGCCGTGGTTCGTCGAATTCGCCAACGTCGCTGTCCCGTGGGGCGAGCTGTTCATCGGACTGGGCCTGCTCGTCGGCGCGTTCGTCCGCCTCGCGGCGTTCTTCGGCGCGCTCATGATGCTCATGTTCTACTTCGGCAACTGGGACATGGGCCACGGGTTCATCAACGGGGACTTCGCGTACATGCTCGTGTTCCTCGCGGTCGCCGCGTTCGCCGCGGGCCGCATCCTCGGACTCGACCAGTACATCGAGAACTACGACATCGACGGCGAGACGCTCGTCGAGCGCTACCCAGCCCTCGAATACATCCTCGGCTAA
- a CDS encoding ArsR/SmtB family transcription factor — protein sequence MTEESDPSEIFATLNDEYARDILVATKTDRLSAKELSEECDMSRPTVSRRVTRLVEQGLLEEYTHVDPGGRHYSEYEARLERIEILLQAEGFDVNIDIRPDPADRITTIFEEMRGD from the coding sequence GTGACCGAGGAGTCCGACCCGTCGGAAATCTTCGCTACACTCAACGACGAGTACGCTCGCGACATCCTCGTGGCGACGAAGACCGACCGACTGTCTGCGAAGGAACTCAGCGAGGAATGTGACATGTCACGCCCGACCGTCTCACGCCGTGTCACCCGCCTCGTCGAGCAGGGCCTCCTCGAGGAGTATACGCACGTCGACCCCGGGGGACGACACTACAGCGAGTATGAGGCGCGCCTCGAACGCATCGAAATCCTCCTGCAGGCGGAGGGCTTCGACGTCAACATCGACATCCGGCCTGACCCCGCCGACCGGATTACGACCATCTTCGAGGAAATGCGGGGAGACTGA